The Metabacillus litoralis genome contains a region encoding:
- a CDS encoding ribonuclease HII produces the protein MPLTTKEVQKKLVEITDMQDPFLKECQADTRKGVQQLVEKWFKNYEHEKMLQQQYYEMLRYERAAKQDGFEFIAGIDEVGRGPLAGPVVAAAVILKEDCYIPGLTDSKKLSESMRNHYYEVIRENAEAIGIGVISPDIIDKVNIYEATKLAMKKAIEELAIQPTYLLLDAMKLDLPIQQESIIKGDSKSVSIAASSVIAKVTRDKMMVDLSSKYPQYGFEKHMGYGTKFHLDALKEFGVTEHHRRSFAPVKELCSAYKAN, from the coding sequence ATGCCATTAACAACAAAAGAAGTTCAAAAAAAATTAGTGGAAATTACGGATATGCAAGATCCGTTTCTTAAAGAGTGTCAAGCTGATACAAGAAAAGGAGTACAGCAGCTCGTGGAAAAATGGTTTAAAAACTATGAACACGAGAAGATGTTACAGCAGCAATATTATGAAATGCTTCGTTACGAAAGAGCAGCAAAACAGGACGGTTTTGAGTTTATTGCTGGCATCGATGAAGTTGGCAGAGGACCTCTAGCAGGACCTGTAGTTGCTGCAGCTGTCATTTTAAAAGAAGATTGCTATATACCTGGCTTAACGGACTCTAAAAAGCTTTCTGAATCTATGAGAAATCACTACTATGAGGTAATAAGGGAAAATGCTGAAGCTATAGGTATTGGTGTTATCTCACCAGATATAATCGATAAAGTAAATATATATGAAGCTACAAAATTAGCGATGAAAAAAGCAATTGAGGAATTAGCCATTCAGCCAACTTATTTACTACTTGATGCGATGAAGTTAGATCTGCCAATTCAGCAGGAGTCTATCATAAAAGGAGATTCAAAAAGTGTCTCTATTGCAGCAAGTTCAGTAATTGCCAAGGTAACACGAGATAAAATGATGGTCGATCTTTCGAGTAAATATCCACAGTATGGATTTGAGAAACATATGGGATACGGGACAAAATTCCATCTAGATGCGTTAAAAGAGTTTGGGGTAACAGAACATCACCGTAGGAGTTTTGCACCTGTGAAGGAGTTGTGCAGCGCCTATAAGGCTAATTAA
- a CDS encoding flagellar hook-length control protein FliK: MVYPLAIKNLIQTTVEQMTKPQNQLTLKENQVVVGHVLKLFPDQKALIQVGQSKLVAQLEAPINALQNYWFRVKGSNQQGIELKIIKSVETDKLSKQDASAKDFLSLFQQKPTKDNILLSNALLKENIPVTKEQLVSATEIVKNTPKSLIPQTIEAITFALKQQYQLSENVVSSLVQANSKIPLAKQIDTLFQSLQQVDLPKDQINQLRSVLANVIQKPVEQVVEKLFQPEFIKTLPNGEQKVLKGINQNDAQQMSGLKQVIKEVFQHSSTPLQSIQPKDHAVITQFSQSEIDIIQKIVNKVPVFSSKEDVLSLFFHHRNEQFEWQKLNMNLESGNARELQILKETLLAASKELEGSVIKEQVDQLTNRLNGQTLLQQDTGPTTQFITQVPLFALNQSDLTIQWNGKKRSDGTIDPSFCRILFYLQLPNLSETMIDVQIQNRVMTITLINNNESLKELVSSNSEELKKGLQTMNYQVTSVQVKPFEVEKKVISNSNFSGATTSYSGVDFKV, translated from the coding sequence ATGGTTTATCCACTTGCAATAAAAAATCTTATTCAGACTACTGTAGAACAAATGACCAAGCCCCAAAACCAATTAACATTAAAAGAAAATCAAGTCGTAGTTGGGCATGTGCTAAAGCTCTTTCCTGACCAAAAAGCTCTTATTCAAGTTGGACAATCTAAGCTCGTTGCACAGCTTGAAGCACCAATTAATGCCTTACAAAATTACTGGTTCCGTGTGAAAGGGTCTAATCAACAAGGTATTGAACTAAAGATTATTAAATCAGTGGAAACTGATAAACTATCAAAACAGGACGCTTCTGCTAAGGACTTTCTTTCATTATTTCAGCAGAAACCAACAAAGGATAATATACTACTTTCAAATGCTTTGTTAAAGGAGAATATACCAGTTACAAAGGAACAACTAGTATCAGCAACTGAGATAGTAAAAAACACACCGAAAAGTTTGATTCCTCAAACAATTGAAGCTATTACGTTTGCCCTCAAACAACAATATCAACTTTCGGAAAATGTTGTAAGTTCTCTAGTTCAAGCCAATTCTAAAATCCCTTTAGCTAAGCAGATAGATACACTTTTTCAGTCACTTCAACAAGTGGATCTGCCTAAAGACCAAATCAACCAATTGCGTTCCGTTTTGGCTAATGTTATACAGAAACCTGTTGAACAGGTGGTGGAAAAACTTTTCCAACCGGAGTTTATTAAGACTCTTCCAAATGGTGAACAAAAGGTCCTGAAGGGAATAAATCAAAATGATGCTCAACAAATGAGCGGATTAAAACAAGTAATAAAAGAAGTGTTTCAACACTCTAGTACTCCTTTACAGTCTATTCAACCAAAAGATCATGCTGTAATAACTCAGTTCAGTCAAAGTGAAATAGATATTATACAAAAAATAGTTAACAAGGTCCCGGTTTTTTCATCTAAAGAAGATGTTCTTTCTCTTTTCTTTCATCATAGAAATGAACAATTTGAATGGCAAAAGCTTAATATGAATTTGGAATCTGGAAACGCGAGAGAACTCCAGATACTTAAAGAAACATTACTAGCTGCTAGCAAGGAGCTAGAAGGGTCTGTAATAAAGGAACAAGTGGATCAGCTTACAAACCGTTTAAACGGACAAACTCTGCTTCAGCAGGACACTGGGCCAACGACGCAGTTTATTACACAAGTCCCACTGTTCGCTTTGAATCAATCAGATTTAACAATTCAATGGAATGGGAAAAAACGATCAGATGGAACAATTGACCCATCTTTTTGTCGAATTCTTTTTTACCTACAGCTTCCTAATCTTTCAGAAACAATGATTGATGTGCAAATTCAAAATAGAGTAATGACGATAACGCTCATTAATAATAATGAGTCTTTAAAAGAGCTTGTTTCTTCTAATAGTGAGGAACTAAAAAAGGGCCTTCAGACTATGAATTATCAGGTGACTTCAGTTCAAGTAAAGCCATTTGAAGTAGAAAAGAAAGTAATTTCTAATTCAAATTTTTCTGGAGCTACCACTTCTTATTCAGGAGTTGACTTTAAAGTATGA
- a CDS encoding EscU/YscU/HrcU family type III secretion system export apparatus switch protein — translation MIKKEEPTKAIALKYDHNKENAPKVIAKGKGLIAKEILETAKEHHVHVHEDPALVELLTKLEIHQQIPEELYEAVAEIFAFVYTIDKKLST, via the coding sequence ATGATCAAAAAGGAAGAACCAACGAAAGCAATTGCCTTAAAATATGATCATAATAAAGAAAATGCACCCAAGGTCATAGCGAAAGGAAAAGGCCTGATTGCTAAAGAAATTCTAGAAACAGCAAAGGAACATCATGTACACGTACATGAGGACCCGGCACTTGTTGAACTTCTAACAAAATTGGAAATTCATCAACAAATACCTGAAGAACTTTATGAAGCTGTTGCAGAAATTTTCGCTTTTGTTTATACAATAGACAAAAAGCTATCAACATAA
- the sucC gene encoding ADP-forming succinate--CoA ligase subunit beta — MNIHEYQGKELLRKYGVSVPNGKVAFSVDEAVEAAKELGTDVVVVKAQIHAGGRGKAGGVKVAKNLDEARTYAEEILGKTLVTHQTGPEGKEVKRLLIEEGCDIKKEYYVGLVLDRATSRVVLMASEEGGTEIEEVAEKTPEKIFKEVIDPAVGLQGYQARRIAFNINIPKELVGKAVKFMMGLYQVFVEKDCSIAEINPLVVTGDGNVMALDAKLNFDSNALYRHKDIVEYRDLEEEDPKEIEASKYDLSYISLDGNIGCMVNGAGLAMSTMDIIKYYGGEPANFLDVGGGATAEKVTEAFKIILSDKNVKGIFVNIFGGIMKCDVIAEGVVEATKQVGLEIPLVVRLEGTNVDLGKKILNESGLNITSAESMADGAQKIVSLVK; from the coding sequence ATGAATATCCATGAGTACCAAGGGAAAGAACTCCTTCGCAAATATGGAGTATCTGTACCAAACGGAAAAGTGGCTTTTTCTGTAGATGAAGCGGTAGAAGCTGCAAAAGAGCTTGGAACAGATGTAGTAGTGGTAAAAGCACAAATCCATGCAGGTGGACGCGGTAAAGCTGGCGGGGTAAAAGTTGCAAAAAACCTTGACGAAGCACGTACATATGCAGAAGAAATTCTTGGAAAAACACTTGTAACACACCAAACAGGTCCTGAAGGTAAGGAAGTAAAACGTCTTCTAATTGAAGAAGGTTGTGACATTAAAAAAGAATACTATGTTGGTTTAGTACTAGATCGTGCTACATCTCGAGTAGTTCTAATGGCTTCTGAAGAAGGTGGAACTGAAATTGAAGAAGTAGCGGAAAAAACGCCAGAAAAGATCTTCAAAGAAGTGATTGATCCTGCGGTTGGACTTCAAGGCTATCAAGCTAGAAGAATTGCATTTAACATTAACATCCCTAAAGAATTAGTAGGTAAAGCTGTTAAATTTATGATGGGATTGTATCAAGTATTTGTTGAAAAGGATTGCTCAATTGCAGAAATTAATCCATTAGTTGTCACTGGTGATGGTAACGTTATGGCACTTGACGCAAAATTAAACTTTGATTCAAATGCATTATACCGCCATAAAGATATTGTAGAGTATCGTGACTTAGAGGAAGAAGATCCAAAAGAAATCGAAGCATCTAAATATGACTTAAGTTATATCTCATTAGACGGTAACATCGGCTGTATGGTAAATGGTGCTGGTCTTGCAATGTCTACAATGGATATTATTAAGTACTATGGCGGCGAACCTGCAAACTTCCTTGATGTTGGGGGCGGTGCAACTGCAGAAAAAGTAACAGAAGCATTCAAAATTATTCTTTCTGATAAAAACGTTAAAGGAATTTTCGTTAACATCTTTGGTGGAATCATGAAATGTGATGTCATTGCAGAGGGTGTTGTTGAAGCAACGAAGCAAGTAGGCTTAGAAATTCCATTAGTTGTACGTCTTGAAGGTACTAATGTTGATTTAGGTAAGAAGATTTTAAATGAATCTGGATTAAACATTACTTCTGCAGAGTCTATGGCTGACGGCGCACAAAAAATAGTTTCATTAGTGAAGTAA
- the sucD gene encoding succinate--CoA ligase subunit alpha translates to MSVFINKDTKVIVQGITGSTALFHTKQMLEYGTNIVGGVTPGKGGTEVEGVPVFNTVQEAVQATGANASVIYVPAPFAADAIMEGVDAELDLVICITEHIPVMDMVNVKRYMEGKKTRLVGPNCPGVITPEECKIGIMPGYIHKKGHVGVVSRSGTLTYEAVHQLSQAGIGQSTAVGIGGDPVNGTNFIDVLKAFNEDEDTYAVIMIGEIGGTAEEEAAEWVKANMTKPVVGFIGGQTAPPGKRMGHAGAIISGGKGTAEEKIKTMNACGIKVADTPSVMGETLISVLEEQGLLEKCKTH, encoded by the coding sequence ATGAGTGTATTTATTAATAAAGATACGAAAGTAATCGTACAAGGTATCACTGGTTCTACAGCGTTATTTCATACAAAACAAATGCTTGAGTATGGCACAAATATCGTTGGTGGGGTTACACCTGGTAAAGGTGGAACAGAAGTAGAAGGTGTACCTGTTTTCAATACAGTTCAAGAAGCAGTTCAAGCGACTGGTGCAAACGCGTCTGTTATTTATGTACCTGCTCCTTTCGCTGCTGATGCAATTATGGAAGGTGTAGACGCAGAATTAGATTTAGTTATTTGTATTACAGAGCATATTCCAGTTATGGATATGGTAAATGTTAAACGCTACATGGAAGGTAAGAAAACACGTCTTGTAGGACCAAACTGCCCAGGTGTGATCACACCTGAAGAGTGCAAAATCGGAATTATGCCTGGCTATATTCATAAAAAGGGCCATGTTGGTGTGGTTTCACGTTCTGGTACTCTTACTTATGAAGCAGTTCATCAATTATCACAAGCTGGTATTGGTCAATCTACTGCTGTTGGTATCGGTGGGGACCCTGTTAATGGGACGAACTTTATCGATGTTTTAAAAGCTTTTAACGAAGATGAAGACACATATGCAGTTATCATGATTGGTGAGATCGGTGGTACAGCTGAAGAAGAAGCTGCTGAATGGGTTAAAGCAAATATGACAAAACCTGTTGTAGGCTTCATCGGTGGTCAAACAGCACCTCCAGGAAAACGTATGGGTCATGCTGGTGCGATTATTTCTGGTGGTAAAGGAACTGCTGAAGAAAAAATTAAAACAATGAATGCTTGTGGAATTAAAGTGGCTGATACTCCATCTGTTATGGGTGAAACACTTATTTCCGTTCTTGAAGAACAAGGTTTATTGGAAAAATGTAAAACACACTAA
- the dprA gene encoding DNA-processing protein DprA, with product MDDVTKKLFLLAHCKELNSQIIYKLLTIDPSLQIFFQLKDDEWLNYFNVKKHKIDRIKNEYFSYSADLLIRKYNQQNISFLPLFDPNYPYLLKQIADPPPFLFYKGNITLASRKNLISVVGTRYPSEYGVQALEHVLKPLILEKWVIVSGLAKGIDTLAHEAALNHGGETIAVIGGGLECIYPRQNQTLANKLMTSHLILSEHSPSTSPQKWHFPKRNRIISGISLGTLIIQAKQRSGSLITAHQALEQNREVFAIPGSIFDECSIGGNELIQNGAKLVQHASHIIEEFPQGLKMQI from the coding sequence ATGGACGATGTAACAAAAAAGTTATTTTTGTTAGCTCATTGTAAGGAACTTAACAGCCAAATTATTTATAAATTATTAACAATAGACCCATCGTTGCAGATTTTTTTTCAACTAAAAGACGATGAATGGTTAAATTACTTTAATGTAAAGAAACATAAAATAGATAGGATAAAAAATGAGTATTTTTCTTACTCAGCTGATCTTCTCATTAGAAAATATAATCAGCAAAACATTTCTTTTCTTCCCCTTTTTGATCCTAATTACCCTTATTTGCTAAAGCAAATTGCTGATCCGCCTCCATTTTTATTTTATAAAGGTAATATTACTCTTGCTTCTCGTAAAAATCTTATTAGTGTGGTCGGTACAAGATATCCGTCCGAATACGGTGTTCAGGCTCTTGAGCATGTCTTAAAGCCTCTTATTTTAGAAAAATGGGTCATTGTAAGTGGTTTAGCTAAGGGGATCGATACTTTAGCGCATGAAGCAGCACTAAACCATGGGGGTGAAACAATAGCAGTAATTGGTGGAGGATTAGAGTGTATATATCCAAGGCAGAATCAAACGTTGGCAAACAAGCTAATGACCTCACATCTTATTCTTTCAGAACATTCTCCTTCAACATCACCTCAAAAATGGCATTTTCCTAAAAGAAATCGAATTATTAGTGGTATTTCTTTGGGGACACTTATTATCCAAGCTAAGCAAAGAAGTGGTTCACTAATAACTGCACACCAAGCATTGGAGCAAAACCGAGAAGTTTTTGCCATACCAGGGTCTATTTTTGATGAGTGTAGCATTGGTGGAAATGAACTAATACAAAACGGGGCAAAATTAGTACAACATGCATCACATATAATTGAGGAATTTCCTCAAGGACTTAAAATGCAAATTTAG
- the topA gene encoding type I DNA topoisomerase, with protein sequence MSDYLVIVESPAKAKTIERYLGKKYKVKASMGHVRDLPKSQIGVDVEHNFEPKYITIRGKGSVLKELKTAAKKAKKVYLAADPDREGEAIAWHLAHSLDVDVNSDCRVVFNEITKDAIKESFKHPRSINMDLVDAQQARRVLDRLVGYKISPILWKKVKKGLSAGRVQSVAVHLIIDRENEIKEFVPEEYWSIEGQFLKGQKEFDASFYGINGEKQDLKNESEVKAVLGNIKENKFKVEKVTKKERKRNPAVPFTTSTLQQEAARKLNFRAKKTMMIAQHLYEGIDLGKEGTVGLITYMRTDSTRISETAQTEATGYITEKYGKEFLGTQVKTAKKNSNAQDAHEAIRPTSTLRDPASIKEFLSRDQLRLYKLIWERFVSSQMAPAILDTMSVDLVNNGVMFRATGSKIKFPGFMKVYVEGNDDQIEEKDKLLPDLKEGDEVYSKDIEPAQHFTQPPPRYTEARLVKTLEELGIGRPSTYAPTLDTIQKRGYVSLDNKRFIPTELGEIVSELIREFFPEIINVEFTANMENSLDEVEEGHIQWIQIIDNFYKDFSPRLEKAENEMEKIEIKDEPAGVDCEECGHHMVYKMGRYGKFMACSNFPDCRNTKPIVKDIGVKCPSCDEGTIVERKSKKRRIFYGCNQYPECEFLSWDKPIARSCPKCNNMLVEKKLKKGVQVQCMECDYKEEQQK encoded by the coding sequence ATGTCGGACTATTTAGTCATTGTGGAATCACCTGCAAAGGCGAAAACAATTGAACGTTATTTAGGGAAGAAGTATAAGGTAAAGGCATCAATGGGGCATGTACGTGACCTACCAAAAAGTCAAATTGGTGTTGATGTTGAACATAATTTTGAACCAAAATATATTACAATAAGAGGAAAAGGTTCAGTACTTAAAGAATTGAAAACAGCTGCTAAAAAAGCAAAAAAAGTTTATCTAGCGGCTGACCCGGATCGCGAAGGGGAAGCGATTGCATGGCATTTAGCACATAGTCTTGACGTTGATGTAAACTCTGATTGCCGCGTAGTATTTAATGAAATTACGAAAGATGCTATAAAGGAATCTTTCAAGCATCCACGTTCAATCAATATGGATTTAGTCGATGCACAACAAGCAAGACGTGTGTTAGACCGATTGGTTGGTTATAAAATAAGCCCGATTCTTTGGAAAAAAGTAAAAAAAGGTTTAAGTGCAGGGAGAGTACAATCTGTAGCTGTACATTTAATTATTGATCGGGAAAATGAGATTAAAGAATTTGTACCAGAAGAATATTGGTCAATTGAAGGTCAATTTTTAAAAGGTCAAAAAGAATTTGATGCTTCTTTCTATGGAATAAATGGAGAAAAGCAAGATCTTAAGAATGAATCAGAAGTAAAGGCTGTTTTGGGAAATATTAAAGAGAATAAATTTAAAGTGGAAAAGGTGACGAAAAAGGAAAGAAAAAGAAATCCAGCCGTACCTTTTACAACTTCCACTCTTCAACAAGAGGCAGCGCGTAAACTAAACTTTAGAGCAAAGAAAACGATGATGATTGCTCAGCACTTATATGAAGGTATTGATTTAGGTAAAGAAGGCACTGTTGGTTTAATAACGTATATGAGAACGGATTCGACCAGAATATCGGAAACGGCACAGACAGAAGCGACAGGCTACATTACGGAAAAGTATGGGAAAGAGTTTTTAGGCACACAAGTAAAAACAGCGAAGAAAAACAGTAATGCTCAAGATGCACATGAAGCAATCCGCCCTACTTCTACTTTACGTGACCCGGCATCAATAAAAGAATTTTTGAGCCGAGATCAGTTGCGACTGTATAAATTAATTTGGGAAAGATTTGTTTCAAGTCAAATGGCACCAGCTATTTTAGACACAATGAGTGTTGACCTTGTGAATAACGGTGTGATGTTTAGAGCTACAGGTTCTAAAATTAAATTTCCTGGATTTATGAAAGTATATGTTGAAGGAAACGACGATCAAATTGAGGAAAAAGATAAATTACTCCCGGATTTAAAAGAAGGCGATGAAGTTTATTCAAAAGATATCGAACCTGCACAGCATTTTACACAGCCGCCACCAAGGTATACGGAGGCTCGTCTTGTAAAGACGTTGGAGGAACTTGGAATAGGTCGACCATCAACATATGCCCCAACTTTAGATACGATTCAAAAGCGTGGATATGTTTCGCTTGATAATAAACGCTTTATTCCTACCGAGTTAGGTGAAATAGTTTCAGAACTTATCAGGGAGTTTTTCCCTGAAATCATAAATGTTGAATTTACAGCAAATATGGAAAACAGCCTTGATGAAGTAGAGGAAGGCCATATCCAGTGGATTCAAATTATTGACAATTTTTATAAAGATTTTTCTCCAAGACTTGAAAAAGCAGAAAATGAAATGGAGAAAATAGAAATTAAAGATGAGCCAGCTGGTGTTGATTGTGAAGAATGCGGTCATCATATGGTTTATAAAATGGGTAGATATGGGAAATTTATGGCTTGTTCAAATTTCCCAGATTGCAGAAATACGAAGCCGATTGTAAAAGATATTGGAGTAAAATGTCCAAGTTGTGATGAAGGAACAATTGTTGAACGAAAGTCTAAAAAACGTCGCATTTTTTATGGCTGCAATCAATATCCTGAATGTGAATTTTTGTCATGGGACAAACCAATAGCAAGAAGTTGTCCGAAATGTAATAACATGTTGGTTGAGAAAAAGCTTAAAAAAGGTGTTCAAGTTCAATGTATGGAATGCGATTATAAAGAAGAACAACAAAAGTAG
- the trmFO gene encoding FADH(2)-oxidizing methylenetetrahydrofolate--tRNA-(uracil(54)-C(5))-methyltransferase TrmFO, producing the protein MNQDVVVNVVGAGLAGSEAAWQLAKRGIQVKLYEMRPVKQTPAHHTDKFAELVCSNSLRANNLTNAVGVLKEEMRILDSVIIKAADECAVPAGGALAVDRHEFAGKVTELVKGHQNVTVMNEEVEEIPSGPTIIATGPLTSKSLSEQLKTLTGEEYLYFYDAAAPIIEKESIDMNKVYLKSRYDKGEAAYLNCPMTEEEFDRFYEALIAAETVPLKEFEKEIFFEGCMPIEVMAQRGRKTMLFGPLKPVGLEDPKTGKRPFAVIQLRQDDAAGTLYNIVRFQTHLKWGPQKEVLSLIPGLENAEIVRYGVMHRNTFINSPKLLKSTYQYKDRDDLFFAGQMTGVEGYVESAASGLVAGINAAHLILGKDLVDLPNETAIGSMAKYITNANADNFQPMNANFGIFAPLPERIKSKKERNEMLANRALETIQKISKNL; encoded by the coding sequence ATGAATCAAGATGTAGTTGTAAATGTAGTAGGTGCTGGTTTGGCTGGAAGCGAAGCGGCTTGGCAATTAGCCAAAAGGGGTATTCAAGTAAAACTATATGAAATGCGACCTGTAAAGCAAACACCTGCCCATCATACTGATAAATTTGCAGAGTTAGTATGTAGTAACTCACTAAGAGCAAATAATTTAACAAATGCTGTAGGTGTATTGAAAGAAGAAATGAGAATTCTAGATTCTGTTATAATAAAGGCAGCAGATGAGTGTGCAGTTCCAGCTGGTGGAGCACTTGCTGTTGACCGGCATGAATTTGCCGGTAAGGTGACAGAGTTAGTAAAAGGTCATCAAAATGTAACTGTTATGAATGAAGAGGTAGAAGAAATCCCTTCAGGACCAACGATTATCGCAACAGGTCCACTTACCTCCAAAAGCTTATCAGAACAATTAAAAACGTTAACTGGTGAAGAGTACTTATATTTCTATGATGCAGCTGCTCCAATAATTGAAAAAGAAAGCATCGATATGAACAAGGTATACTTAAAGTCTCGATATGATAAAGGGGAAGCAGCCTACCTTAATTGTCCTATGACAGAAGAGGAATTTGATCGGTTTTATGAAGCTTTAATTGCTGCGGAGACTGTGCCATTAAAAGAATTTGAAAAAGAAATTTTCTTCGAAGGATGTATGCCTATTGAAGTTATGGCACAAAGAGGAAGAAAAACAATGCTTTTTGGCCCTTTAAAGCCAGTAGGTTTAGAAGATCCTAAAACAGGGAAAAGACCATTTGCCGTGATACAACTTCGTCAAGATGATGCAGCTGGAACTTTATATAATATTGTAAGGTTTCAAACACACCTAAAATGGGGACCGCAAAAAGAGGTACTTTCCTTAATTCCAGGCTTAGAAAACGCAGAAATAGTTCGATATGGTGTTATGCATCGTAACACGTTCATTAATTCACCAAAACTTTTAAAATCAACTTACCAATATAAAGACCGGGACGATTTGTTTTTTGCTGGTCAAATGACGGGTGTTGAAGGATATGTCGAGTCTGCCGCATCAGGGCTAGTTGCAGGTATAAATGCTGCACATCTTATTTTAGGAAAAGATTTAGTAGACCTGCCAAATGAAACAGCTATTGGGAGTATGGCCAAGTATATTACAAATGCAAACGCCGATAACTTCCAACCCATGAATGCCAATTTTGGGATTTTTGCTCCGTTACCAGAGCGTATAAAGAGTAAAAAAGAACGTAATGAAATGCTTGCCAATCGCGCACTAGAAACAATTCAAAAAATTTCGAAAAATTTATAG
- the xerC gene encoding tyrosine recombinase XerC — protein sequence MRNVKNYLNLFIEYLQIEKNYSKYTIVNYSKDIEDFFSFMNEQAMIHLEDITYNDTRLYLTKLHNKKYSRKTISRKVSSLRSFYKFLVREEILTENPFTLVTMPKKEQKIPQFLYKEEVEQLLTISDCNTPLGQRNQALIEVLYGTGIRVSECCNIKISDIDFFIETILVYGKGGKQRYVPFGSYAHDAIERYLSDGRKALMSKLKVSDQHNYLFVNHRGTPLTDRGVRHVLNDMIKKAASTLHIHPHMLRHTFATHLLNEGADMRSVQELLGHEHLSSTQVYTHVTKEHLQRIYMSHHPRA from the coding sequence GTGAGAAATGTTAAGAATTATTTAAATTTGTTTATTGAATATTTACAAATAGAGAAAAATTATTCAAAATATACAATTGTGAATTACAGCAAAGATATTGAGGATTTTTTTTCTTTTATGAATGAACAAGCAATGATCCATCTAGAAGACATTACATATAATGATACACGTTTATACTTAACGAAGTTACATAATAAAAAGTATTCTAGAAAAACAATATCAAGAAAAGTATCTAGTCTTAGGAGTTTTTATAAATTTCTTGTAAGAGAAGAGATACTAACTGAAAATCCTTTTACACTTGTTACAATGCCAAAAAAGGAGCAAAAAATTCCACAATTTCTTTATAAAGAGGAAGTTGAGCAACTTCTTACCATTTCAGACTGTAATACTCCTCTTGGGCAACGAAATCAGGCGCTCATTGAAGTGCTTTACGGTACAGGAATTCGTGTAAGCGAATGTTGCAACATTAAAATATCAGATATTGATTTTTTTATTGAAACCATTCTTGTATATGGAAAAGGTGGAAAGCAGCGATATGTTCCTTTCGGTAGCTATGCTCATGATGCAATCGAAAGATATTTATCTGATGGAAGAAAGGCGTTAATGAGTAAACTGAAGGTAAGTGATCAACACAATTATTTATTTGTGAATCATCGTGGGACACCGCTTACAGATCGTGGTGTAAGACATGTTTTAAATGACATGATAAAAAAAGCAGCATCAACACTTCATATTCACCCACATATGTTGCGTCATACTTTTGCAACACATCTGTTAAATGAAGGTGCAGATATGAGAAGTGTACAGGAGCTTTTGGGTCATGAACATTTATCATCTACACAAGTATATACACACGTCACAAAGGAGCATTTGCAACGAATCTATATGTCCCATCATCCTCGAGCATAA
- the hslV gene encoding ATP-dependent protease subunit HslV has product MSEFHATTIFAIQHNGKAAMAGDGQVTFGNAVVMKHTAKKVRKLFNGKVIAGFAGSVADAFTLFELFENRLEEYNGNLQRAAVELAKEWRSDKVLRRLEAMLIVMDENDLLLVSGTGEVIEPDDGILAIGSGGNYALSAGRALKRFSGDSLSAKEIAEGALTIAGEICVYTNLNIIVEEL; this is encoded by the coding sequence ATGTCTGAATTTCATGCAACAACAATATTTGCGATTCAACATAACGGTAAAGCTGCGATGGCAGGTGACGGTCAGGTAACTTTTGGGAATGCTGTTGTTATGAAACATACGGCTAAAAAGGTAAGAAAGCTTTTTAATGGTAAAGTAATTGCTGGTTTTGCAGGGTCTGTAGCTGATGCATTCACACTATTTGAGTTATTTGAAAATAGACTTGAAGAGTATAATGGAAACTTGCAAAGAGCTGCTGTTGAGCTAGCAAAGGAATGGCGTAGCGATAAAGTGCTACGAAGACTCGAAGCTATGCTGATTGTTATGGATGAAAATGATCTTCTTTTAGTTTCAGGAACAGGTGAAGTGATTGAACCGGATGATGGGATCTTAGCAATTGGTTCAGGTGGTAATTATGCGTTGTCAGCTGGTCGTGCATTGAAAAGATTTTCAGGTGACTCATTATCTGCAAAAGAAATTGCTGAGGGTGCTTTAACAATTGCAGGAGAAATTTGTGTTTATACCAATCTAAATATTATTGTCGAAGAACTTTAA